In one Mucilaginibacter ginsenosidivorax genomic region, the following are encoded:
- a CDS encoding family 20 glycosylhydrolase, translating to MIAFLRKNAGIRLAIPLLFSWFSANAQDAAKFPLIPYPTKLIPGKGLFAITPRTTVSGEAFKSEAKELAALLAKGLGQKLTPAKSQSAAAISIIKSADITASESYRLTIKPNHVEILANSGAGVFHAIETIRQLLPASIEKGIASKKLVLPVLTIEDEPAYEWRGMHLDVSRHFFSISYLKKFIDRMALYKMNKLHLHLTDDQGWRIEIKKYPKLTEEGAWRTFNNQDSMCMKRSKDNPDFVIDKEHIIQRDGKTLYGGFYTQQEMKGIVAYAAARHIDIIPEIDMPGHMMAAINSYPFLTCNGENKWGALFTKPICPCNETTFEFAQNVFTEIMDIFPSKYIHIGGDEVDRTDWGKSDACKALMEKEGIKDLAALQSYFINRMEKFFNSKGRKLIGWDEIIEGGISPTAIVMYWRGWVPKAPVEAVKNGNTVIMTPGEPLYFDNQPDQYAVDRVYHFNPIPKVLNAQEAKSIIGAQANIWTEQIPSERRADYMAMPRMTALAEMLWTNQPDKYQSYLQRLVRQYSRMDAMGINYRLPDLPGLLNEYVFTDEGKLSIASPLSTLTIRYTTDGSLPGVGSAVLPTPLVIKKSQLIRVAAFTPNGTRGDVYNLNYTQQQMLGPVKIAPPKPGLACTYYKAYFKATTFMKDAKVDSTFTTDKIEVPATVKAPSFGITYKGYIDVPADGIYSFYLTCDDGGVLKIGPNMVVNNDGNHSAQERSGQVALKMGAHPFQLDFIEGGGGFKLGLKYSVNGSVPQDVPAGWFKN from the coding sequence ATGATAGCTTTTTTAAGAAAAAATGCCGGCATCAGGCTGGCGATCCCACTTTTGTTTTCATGGTTTAGCGCAAACGCTCAGGACGCAGCCAAATTTCCCCTGATACCTTATCCCACAAAATTAATACCGGGTAAAGGATTATTTGCGATAACACCGCGAACCACTGTGAGCGGGGAGGCATTTAAGAGCGAGGCTAAAGAACTCGCTGCTCTTTTAGCAAAAGGACTTGGACAAAAGTTAACACCAGCTAAAAGTCAATCCGCGGCGGCTATAAGCATTATAAAAAGCGCCGATATAACAGCATCAGAAAGCTACCGGCTTACCATCAAGCCAAATCATGTCGAAATTTTAGCTAACTCCGGTGCCGGTGTCTTTCACGCAATCGAAACTATCAGGCAACTATTGCCGGCGTCGATAGAAAAAGGCATCGCAAGCAAAAAGTTAGTTTTGCCGGTGCTAACCATCGAAGATGAGCCAGCTTATGAGTGGCGCGGTATGCACCTGGATGTTTCGCGACATTTCTTTTCTATAAGCTACCTGAAAAAGTTTATCGACAGGATGGCACTTTACAAAATGAACAAGCTGCACCTGCACCTGACCGACGACCAGGGCTGGCGGATTGAAATAAAAAAATATCCCAAATTGACTGAAGAGGGTGCTTGGCGTACATTCAACAACCAGGATTCGATGTGCATGAAACGTTCAAAGGATAATCCCGATTTTGTGATTGATAAAGAACATATCATCCAGCGCGATGGTAAAACACTTTATGGCGGTTTTTACACCCAGCAGGAAATGAAAGGTATAGTAGCCTACGCGGCGGCAAGGCATATTGATATTATACCAGAGATTGATATGCCCGGCCACATGATGGCTGCCATAAACTCTTATCCATTTTTAACCTGCAATGGCGAGAATAAATGGGGAGCCCTGTTTACCAAGCCTATTTGTCCTTGTAACGAAACTACTTTTGAGTTTGCGCAAAATGTATTTACCGAGATTATGGATATTTTCCCATCCAAATATATCCACATAGGCGGCGATGAAGTTGACCGTACCGATTGGGGTAAATCTGACGCCTGCAAGGCTTTGATGGAGAAAGAAGGAATAAAAGACCTGGCAGCCCTGCAAAGCTATTTTATTAACCGGATGGAGAAATTCTTTAACTCCAAAGGCCGGAAACTCATAGGATGGGACGAAATTATTGAAGGCGGCATTAGCCCAACAGCCATAGTGATGTATTGGCGCGGATGGGTACCCAAAGCCCCGGTTGAGGCCGTTAAAAACGGCAATACCGTGATTATGACACCAGGCGAGCCGTTATATTTTGACAATCAGCCCGACCAGTATGCTGTTGATCGGGTATATCATTTTAATCCAATCCCCAAAGTGCTAAACGCACAGGAGGCCAAATCAATTATTGGTGCCCAGGCCAACATTTGGACAGAGCAGATTCCATCCGAGCGCCGGGCCGATTATATGGCCATGCCCCGGATGACTGCCCTTGCCGAAATGCTTTGGACAAATCAGCCCGATAAATACCAATCGTACCTGCAACGCCTGGTCCGTCAATATAGCAGGATGGATGCCATGGGGATAAATTATCGCCTGCCGGATTTGCCGGGCCTGCTAAACGAATATGTATTTACCGATGAGGGCAAATTAAGTATTGCATCGCCTTTGTCAACTTTAACCATCCGTTACACTACCGATGGATCCTTGCCCGGTGTAGGGTCAGCAGTATTGCCGACGCCATTGGTTATCAAAAAATCTCAACTAATAAGGGTTGCCGCATTTACTCCAAATGGCACCCGTGGCGATGTTTACAACCTGAATTATACCCAGCAACAAATGCTTGGCCCGGTAAAAATAGCGCCGCCAAAACCCGGCCTGGCTTGTACTTATTACAAAGCTTACTTTAAAGCAACAACTTTTATGAAGGATGCTAAAGTTGATAGTACTTTTACTACGGATAAAATTGAAGTACCTGCAACTGTAAAAGCGCCATCATTTGGTATTACCTATAAAGGTTATATTGATGTACCCGCCGATGGCATTTACAGCTTTTATTTAACCTGCGATGATGGCGGAGTGTTAAAAATAGGCCCCAATATGGTTGTCAATAACGATGGAAACCATTCGGCCCAGGAACGCAGCGGGCAGGTGGCCTTAAAAATGGGGGCACACCCTTTTCAGCTTGATTTTATTGAGGGCGGCGGCGGCTTTAAGCTGGGCCTAAAGTATAGTGTTAATGGCTCGGTACCGCAGGATGTGCCGGCTGGTTGGTTTAAAAATTAA
- a CDS encoding uracil-DNA glycosylase family protein — translation MDTFADRIITFNQQLEYTGKLPPGVSIMNPFRDNDFALDVSTRFYGKYYSDNHPRHLVLGINPGRFGSGMTGVSFTDPKRMISKCQIPYIGPITHEPSSEYVYDMIEAFGGIERFYQQFYIHSVCPLGFTITGPKGKEINYNYYDTPELTKAVYPFIVENIKKQIAIGFETDVCFCFGTGKNEAFLRKLNDEHRFFKQVVALEHPRFIMQYKSKTKQDYIAKYLKAFNAVVIP, via the coding sequence ATGGACACTTTCGCCGACAGGATCATCACCTTTAACCAACAACTGGAATATACCGGAAAACTGCCGCCCGGGGTAAGCATCATGAACCCCTTTAGAGACAACGATTTTGCATTGGATGTATCTACCCGGTTTTACGGTAAGTATTACAGCGATAATCATCCCCGCCATTTGGTATTAGGGATAAATCCGGGGCGTTTTGGCTCGGGTATGACGGGGGTATCCTTTACTGACCCTAAACGAATGATTAGTAAATGCCAGATACCCTATATCGGCCCTATAACTCATGAACCATCATCAGAATATGTTTATGATATGATTGAAGCATTTGGCGGGATTGAACGGTTTTATCAGCAATTTTATATTCATTCCGTTTGTCCGCTGGGCTTTACCATAACCGGCCCAAAAGGTAAAGAGATAAACTATAATTACTACGATACCCCGGAGTTAACAAAAGCAGTGTACCCTTTCATCGTAGAAAATATTAAAAAACAAATTGCTATAGGTTTTGAAACCGATGTTTGTTTTTGCTTTGGTACAGGTAAAAATGAAGCCTTTTTACGCAAGCTTAATGACGAGCACCGGTTTTTTAAACAGGTTGTGGCGTTGGAGCATCCCCGTTTTATTATGCAATACAAATCAAAAACAAAGCAGGATTATATTGCGAAATACCTGAAGGCTTTTAATGCGGTTGTTATTCCTTAA
- a CDS encoding LysE family translocator, with the protein MGIINFSTFLVTSFLFIISPGIDTIFVLNKSIAQGKKAGVYATLGITTGVLVHTTLAAFGLSLILSQSAMAFSFVKYIGAAYLVYLGISKFFSKEEILKRDVAIVLEPMRKTYLSAVLTNTLNPKVALFFLAFFPQFIHPAQIHNALPFVLLGITYALMGLAWFAVLTFFAGSLSGRLKKQPLFSIWLNKFSAVVFVLMGIKIAFTKR; encoded by the coding sequence ATGGGCATTATAAATTTCAGTACATTCCTGGTCACATCTTTCCTTTTCATCATCTCACCGGGTATCGATACCATTTTCGTGCTTAACAAATCAATCGCCCAGGGCAAAAAGGCCGGCGTTTATGCAACGCTGGGTATCACTACGGGAGTGCTTGTACATACTACGCTGGCTGCTTTTGGTTTGTCGTTAATATTATCACAGTCGGCAATGGCTTTCAGCTTTGTAAAATACATCGGCGCTGCCTACCTGGTTTACCTTGGCATCAGTAAGTTTTTTTCAAAAGAGGAAATTTTAAAACGGGATGTGGCTATAGTGTTAGAGCCTATGCGTAAAACTTATTTATCTGCTGTGTTAACAAACACCCTTAACCCAAAAGTTGCCCTATTTTTCCTGGCATTTTTTCCGCAATTCATCCATCCGGCGCAAATTCACAATGCCTTGCCCTTTGTTTTACTTGGTATAACTTATGCGCTAATGGGTTTAGCATGGTTTGCTGTACTCACATTTTTTGCCGGCTCATTATCAGGCAGGCTAAAAAAGCAGCCTTTATTTAGTATTTGGCTTAATAAATTTTCGGCAGTTGTTTTTGTGCTGATGGGAATTAAAATAGCATTTACCAAAAGGTAA